The Vicia villosa cultivar HV-30 ecotype Madison, WI linkage group LG1, Vvil1.0, whole genome shotgun sequence genome includes a region encoding these proteins:
- the LOC131611968 gene encoding uncharacterized protein LOC131611968: METQLFANFATNPTNSYYLHPNKNPSIIFVTPLLDHKNYQTWCRSMKVALISKNKLKFVDGTLHLPTVSDPLHELWIFCNNMLLSWIQRSILGTIVKSIMWCDRAAVVWKCLEQRFAHDDIFRIADLLEEITFYQQGLTNYF, translated from the exons ATGGAAACTCAACTTTTTGCTAATTTTGCCACAAACCCTACCAATTCCTATTACCTTCACCCAAATAAGAATCCTTCTATTATATTTGTTACTCCTCTTCTTGATCATAAAAACTATCAAACATGGTGTCGCTCGATGAAGGTAGCGTTAATCTCCAAAAACAAGTTGAAATTTGTTGATGGTACTCTGCATCTTCCTACTGTGTCTGATCCTCTTCATGAACTGTGGATCTTTTGCAACAATATGCTACTTTCCTGGATCCAACGTTCTATTTTGGGAACCATCGTTAAGTCAATCATGTGGTGCGATCGTGCCGCGGTGGTCTGGAAGTGTTTGGAGCAACGATTTGCACATGACGATATTTTTAGAATTGCTGACCttcttgaagaaatcactttctatcagcaAG GTTTAACAAACTACTTCTAA